The following proteins are encoded in a genomic region of Asterias amurensis chromosome 5, ASM3211899v1:
- the LOC139936900 gene encoding CDC42 small effector protein 2-like: MPPREGDRETGNSSRRMSDLLICFSCCTTDQPPPKRRRIDRTMIGLPTNFMHTGHIGSGDMSPQQEQQEQNNHLNSIQVQMQSKGGYSESGQREFQRDTMEIKRVPEPDE, encoded by the exons ATGCCGCCTAGAGAGGGAGACAGAGAAACAGGCAATTCCTCAAGGAGAATGAGTGACCTACTCATATGCTTCAGTTGCTGTACAACAGACCAACCTCCTCCt AAAAGGCGGAGAATAGACCGGACAATGATAGGCCTTCCAACAAATTTCATGCACACAGGTCACATAGGGTCAGGCGACATGTCAccacaacaagaacaacaagaacaaaataat CATTTAAATTCTATCCAGGTGCAGATGCAATCCAAAGGTGGATACAGTGAAAGTGGACAAAGAGAGTTTCAAAGAGATACAATGGAAATTAAAAGAGTACCAG